TTTTGAACTTAGCGCCGCTTCCAAGTTCGGCGCAGTGTTTTGGAGCTCACAAAGTAGAGCAGAAAGCCCGACATAACGGTCAGGATGCCGAGGATGGAAAACGCTCTTAGAACGTAGTTGTTGATATTGTCGCGGCCGGAGAAATCCATTGTGTGAAGCATCCAAAGGAAGTCGAATGCCCGCCAGCTATTTGTGCGGACGGCATGGACCTGCCCATCGTTGGTGCCGACGTACACCGTAGCATTCTCCGGGTGCTTGAGTGTGATCGCCCATGCCGGAAGCGGTTTTTCGCGATACTCATGATGCCCACTTATCACTTCTTGGGTCACGAACTCGACAGTTGCAACCTCCGAAGGCTGATGCATCATTCCGGTCGCAATTGTCTTCGCCTCGTGTTCATTGATCGGATCGCGAATCCGCCCGTTTGCGGCATGAACTAGTACGGCTCGAGCTTTCGGGCCTTTGCCGTAAGTGATCGAGTAATAAGGCTCGCCCATCACGGCAACCATTCTGAATTTATTGAGGTCGGCGGCCTCACCATTCGCCTGCGAAGCCATCGCCTCATGCGGCGGCATTGTGAACAGCGACGGATCGGGCATCGCGGCCTCATGCCGAAGATGGTCGCCGTGTATCTCATCAAGGACCGTCCAGCTGAAATACAGCCCACCGAGCGTCCATAGAAGAAACTGGACCCCGATGAAAACACCGAGATACCGATGCACTTTCCGGATGTAAAAATTGCGGCCTTTTAGGTTCATAGCGGCACGCCTCGGCGGCTGCTGGTCTTTTTAACAGAACATGGCCCGGTTCGCAATGCGGAAACCGGGTGTCAGCAGTTTTTGGAATTCTCCAAAGCTGTTGTATTATTACGTTTCGTCAGATCTTGGCGGGTTCGTCTATCGGTTAGGACGCAAGATTCTCAATCTTGAAAGACGGGTTCGATTCCCGTACCTGCTACCATCCTTTAAATTCCCGAAAAAAATGTGGTGCCCTCGGTAGGATTCGAACCTACAGCCAACAGATTATGAGTCTGCTGCTCTAACCGTTGAGCTACAAGGGCACGAATCAATAAGATTAGATCAATCGCGGTTTTGTGGCAAATCTGAACCTTCGGGTTTCGGCCGCGGCGGCGCTTCATGTGGTTCCTCTGCCCTGAACGACAAGCTATCGCCAAAAACCGGAGGCGGCGGCGGTTGGTCAATGTTCCCGGATGAACTAAGGATCACGTCAAACCGTTTGAGCTGACGCCTTGTGGTCTCTTTTACGATATAGATGGCCAATGTACCGGCGGCTACCGTAAATAGTGCGCCTCCAAGAAAGAACGGTGCGTGATACTCGGAATCCGGCTGTTCACCACGTCCATAAAGTGCGTTGGAGATGCGATACAACACATTCGATGTTAATAATGTTCCCCACCAAAATCCCACTTCGACCGGCGTTCCTGAAGGAGTATGCAGATAGCCGGTCTCGACGTCGAAGTCCGGATCGCTTTCGTTAAACAATTCTCGGATTACTTGGAACGGTTTGACTAGGTTAGCAAAAGGAATGAACCACCAACCTACCGCCCAGCCCGGAGTGAACTCCAGATTTCGAGCCTTGAGTACGCTGAGATTGCTATAGGCCCGGTGTACCCAGATCAAAAAGGCGATGCCTGTAGCTACTCCAAGCGGAAACTCAATTACCGCTATAGTGTTTACTACGAAAGCGAAAAGCGTAATGATACCGCCATCCTCGACATAAACTGTCCATTCGGGAAAAACAATGATCATTCCCCCGAACACCGTATAGACGACATCGCATATGACGTTCAAAGCGAGCAGGCCTATGGCCACCCAAGAAACGAAAAGAGGGTCGCGGAAATCATCGCTTTTGAATGCGTTTACCATATTTTCGGTCTGATCGTCAGAATGTCGGCGGGGGCGGCGGGCCTGACGCCGTGGTCGGATCTTCGTCGGGTATCTGCGAGACGTGCCGAAGGATGAGCCACATTCCCAGAAGGCTCAGGCCCAGCCCGGCAAACGAAATTAAAACCGCCGGCCAGTAAATGTCCTGCTCAACCGTGTCGATGTTCGAACCCGATGCGATATATGCGACGGCGACGATCGTAGCGGCGACCAGCGGAAGCACCCACTGTAGCCCGATGCCGACCGCAAGGCTGATAACCGCCCAGAGCCCGCCGTTCCTACCATTTGAATTCGCGCTCCGAAAGGTGTGGATGGCGAAGATGACGATCGCAATGATTCCAAAGAGAGAGAGCATTGTGAACCTCCGTAAGCTATTCTGCGTGTGTCGCGTGACGTTTCCCGAAAGTTAAATTATCTGCTATATTTCCCTAGCTCTCTCAGAATCTCAAATTTGTTTCGAGGAAAAATCTAATGAGCGCAGTATCTGATCCCGGCAGCTCCAATTCGACGGGCGGTTTCTTTGGCCATCCGAAGGGCCTCTCCACGCTTTTTTTCACCGAGATGTGGGAACGCTTCTCGTTCTACGGCCTGCGGCCCTTGCTGGTGCTTTTTATGGCCGCTGCGGTAACGCAGGACGGCTGGGGCTGGGATCGCGGGGAGGCTTCGGCGATCGTCGGCATCTATGCAGCCTGTGTTTATTTGGCCTCGCTTCCCGGCGGGTGGATCGCCGATAAACTTCTGGGACTTCGCAAAGCCGTACTCTACGGCGGAGCTTTGATCTCGCTCGGCCACCTGACCATTGGCGTCTCTGCCCTTGTTGATTCCAAACTGCCGTTCTTTCTCGGCCTTGTTTTCATCGTGCTCGGCACGGGGCTTTT
This window of the Acidobacteriota bacterium genome carries:
- a CDS encoding DUF4328 domain-containing protein — translated: MVNAFKSDDFRDPLFVSWVAIGLLALNVICDVVYTVFGGMIIVFPEWTVYVEDGGIITLFAFVVNTIAVIEFPLGVATGIAFLIWVHRAYSNLSVLKARNLEFTPGWAVGWWFIPFANLVKPFQVIRELFNESDPDFDVETGYLHTPSGTPVEVGFWWGTLLTSNVLYRISNALYGRGEQPDSEYHAPFFLGGALFTVAAGTLAIYIVKETTRRQLKRFDVILSSSGNIDQPPPPPVFGDSLSFRAEEPHEAPPRPKPEGSDLPQNRD
- a CDS encoding PepSY domain-containing protein, whose translation is MNLKGRNFYIRKVHRYLGVFIGVQFLLWTLGGLYFSWTVLDEIHGDHLRHEAAMPDPSLFTMPPHEAMASQANGEAADLNKFRMVAVMGEPYYSITYGKGPKARAVLVHAANGRIRDPINEHEAKTIATGMMHQPSEVATVEFVTQEVISGHHEYREKPLPAWAITLKHPENATVYVGTNDGQVHAVRTNSWRAFDFLWMLHTMDFSGRDNINNYVLRAFSILGILTVMSGFLLYFVSSKTLRRTWKRR